The uncultured Desulfuromonas sp. genome has a segment encoding these proteins:
- a CDS encoding nuclease-related domain-containing protein → MQQIILAVLAVFPFLFACFFCVSVIKRQNRRRKSPLGEKLLRGPGESLRKEISKNTDKTIDLFFRLFLVFIPPVILFIFFAYIHDKLIPVWELGLVFVLYVVLIFFGTRQLYRLLKKHFNLSLGLDAEQAVGQELNQLMLSGCHVYHDFQAEKFNIDHVVAGACGIFAVETKGRTKPKDKEGKADHNVLFDGQKLHFPGWIETAPLEQAKRQAEWLSKWLTNATGTPIKVQGVLVLPGWYVTRKGTGSVWVMSGKEVYSLKNGRQVCSQQMIQQVSHQLEQRCRDVGPTVYGEESKK, encoded by the coding sequence ATGCAACAGATAATCCTTGCCGTATTGGCTGTTTTCCCATTTTTGTTTGCTTGTTTCTTCTGTGTTTCCGTCATCAAAAGACAGAATCGTCGTCGAAAATCTCCACTTGGAGAAAAATTATTACGGGGGCCAGGAGAATCACTTCGTAAAGAAATCTCGAAAAATACAGATAAGACAATAGACTTGTTTTTTCGATTATTTCTTGTATTCATCCCCCCGGTAATTCTTTTTATATTTTTCGCTTATATTCATGACAAGCTTATCCCTGTCTGGGAACTGGGACTGGTTTTTGTTTTGTACGTCGTATTAATCTTTTTTGGTACACGTCAGCTTTATCGACTTTTGAAGAAACACTTCAATTTGTCTCTTGGGTTAGATGCTGAACAAGCGGTTGGTCAAGAATTGAACCAACTTATGCTTTCTGGATGCCACGTTTACCATGATTTTCAGGCAGAAAAATTCAATATTGATCATGTGGTCGCTGGTGCTTGTGGAATTTTTGCCGTAGAGACGAAAGGGCGTACGAAACCAAAAGATAAAGAAGGCAAAGCTGACCACAATGTGCTTTTTGATGGTCAGAAACTTCATTTTCCCGGTTGGATTGAAACGGCACCTTTGGAACAGGCAAAACGCCAAGCTGAGTGGCTCAGTAAGTGGCTTACCAACGCCACTGGAACTCCTATAAAGGTTCAAGGTGTTTTGGTTCTGCCTGGTTGGTATGTCACACGAAAAGGCACCGGGTCGGTATGGGTAATGAGTGGCAAAGAGGTCTATTCGCTTAAAAATGGCCGTCAGGTATGCAGCCAACAAATGATTCAGCAGGTGTCACATCAATTGGAACAGCGTTGTCGTGATGTTGGGCCAACTGTTTATGGAGAAGAAAGCAAAAAGTAG
- a CDS encoding M90 family metallopeptidase, translated as MFDWFRKRRRKKLTQAVFPPAWDDIIRRNVAHDAMLTDAERAQLRALIQVFIAEKQWEGAGGLEIDDEIRVTISAQACLLLLGLPHNYYRNVQSIIVYPTTVVPPQRQLGFFERPSIQADRQSPILGQAFLQGPVVIIWDAALREGRHPASGHNVIYHEFAHKLDMLDGTADGTPPLSNRAEYSDWIDTCSREYQRLRSDAATGKKSFLDSYGATNEAEFFAVATEQFFDQPRALIKQAPDLYRVLREYYRQDPSRRKSAVRG; from the coding sequence ATGTTTGACTGGTTTCGCAAACGCCGCCGCAAAAAACTGACCCAGGCTGTTTTCCCGCCTGCATGGGATGACATCATCCGTCGCAACGTGGCCCATGATGCCATGTTGACGGATGCCGAGCGTGCTCAGTTGCGGGCTCTGATCCAGGTGTTTATCGCCGAAAAACAGTGGGAGGGTGCGGGTGGCCTGGAGATTGACGACGAAATTCGCGTTACCATTTCAGCCCAGGCCTGTCTGCTGCTTCTCGGGCTGCCGCACAATTATTATCGCAACGTCCAATCCATCATTGTCTATCCAACGACGGTTGTGCCGCCGCAACGTCAACTGGGCTTTTTTGAACGGCCGAGTATTCAGGCGGACCGTCAATCGCCGATTCTCGGCCAGGCTTTTTTACAGGGACCGGTCGTCATTATCTGGGATGCGGCGCTACGTGAAGGGCGTCACCCGGCGTCGGGACATAATGTGATTTATCACGAGTTTGCCCATAAGCTGGATATGCTGGACGGCACGGCCGATGGCACGCCGCCTTTAAGTAATCGCGCTGAATACAGCGACTGGATTGACACCTGCTCCCGTGAATATCAACGTCTGAGGAGTGATGCTGCAACAGGGAAGAAATCCTTTCTCGATAGCTATGGCGCCACCAACGAGGCAGAATTTTTTGCAGTGGCCACGGAGCAGTTTTTTGATCAGCCGCGAGCACTAATCAAGCAGGCGCCGGATCTGTATCGTGTTTTGCGGGAATACTACCGGCAGGATCCCTCCCGACGGAAGTCTGCGGTTAGGGGATAA
- the cobO gene encoding cob(I)yrinic acid a,c-diamide adenosyltransferase: protein MFCGNTTGRIPPDGSLRLGDNLRNEETMKGYIQVYTGNGKGKTTAALGLALRAAAAGKKVFIGQFVKGMHYSELDLIPQLPGITLKQYGRGCFITREPTQADYDAAAKGFAEIRAILASGEYDVVILDEANIALYYGLIAFDALKEALLQRPDHVEVVITGRYAPQELIDLADLVTEMTEIKHYYQKGVEARTGIEK from the coding sequence GTGTTTTGCGGGAATACTACCGGCAGGATCCCTCCCGACGGAAGTCTGCGGTTAGGGGATAACCTCCGAAATGAGGAGACGATGAAGGGTTATATTCAGGTTTATACCGGCAATGGCAAGGGCAAAACCACGGCGGCGCTGGGCCTTGCGCTTCGCGCTGCGGCGGCGGGTAAAAAAGTCTTTATCGGTCAGTTTGTCAAAGGAATGCATTACAGTGAACTGGACCTGATCCCTCAACTGCCCGGCATTACGTTGAAACAGTACGGCCGGGGTTGCTTTATCACCCGAGAGCCGACCCAGGCGGATTATGATGCGGCCGCCAAGGGCTTTGCTGAAATCCGTGCCATTCTGGCCTCCGGTGAGTATGATGTCGTCATTTTGGATGAAGCGAACATTGCCCTTTATTACGGCCTGATTGCGTTTGACGCGCTCAAGGAGGCGCTGTTACAGCGGCCTGACCATGTGGAAGTAGTGATCACCGGGCGTTATGCGCCGCAGGAGTTGATTGATCTGGCGGATCTGGTCACGGAAATGACGGAGATCAAGCATTACTATCAGAAGGGGGTCGAAGCGCGGACCGGCATTGAAAAATAA
- a CDS encoding mechanosensitive ion channel domain-containing protein, translating to MEEYLSTEKLVQLADKAVELFMTYVPKLALALITLLVGLWIIRMMTMVTQKAMEKSKADPTLIPFICSMISWGFKALLLISVASMVGIATTSFVAVLGAAGLAVGLALQGSLANFAGGVLILMFKPYAIGDLIEGQGHLGVVKEVQIFNTILLTPQNKRVIVPNGAMSNGSVVNYSAEGQLRVDLTIGIAYESDVPKAKQVLLEMMKNNPKVLSTPEPLVAVSELADSSVNLAVRPWCNVADYWDVYFETTEQAKVVLEANGLTIPFPQTDVHLYPTNA from the coding sequence ATGGAAGAGTATTTAAGCACGGAAAAACTCGTACAACTTGCCGACAAAGCCGTTGAACTGTTTATGACCTACGTGCCGAAACTGGCTTTGGCGCTGATTACGCTCCTTGTCGGTCTGTGGATCATCCGCATGATGACCATGGTCACCCAAAAAGCCATGGAAAAATCAAAAGCCGATCCGACCTTGATTCCGTTTATCTGCAGCATGATCTCCTGGGGTTTCAAAGCCCTCCTGCTGATCAGTGTCGCTTCCATGGTCGGCATCGCTACCACCTCATTTGTCGCGGTCCTCGGTGCCGCCGGTCTCGCCGTCGGTCTGGCCCTGCAAGGTAGTCTGGCCAACTTTGCCGGCGGCGTGTTGATCCTGATGTTCAAACCCTATGCCATCGGCGATCTGATCGAAGGTCAGGGTCATTTAGGTGTGGTGAAAGAGGTGCAGATCTTCAACACCATCCTGCTCACCCCGCAAAACAAGCGGGTGATTGTTCCCAACGGCGCCATGTCCAATGGCAGCGTGGTCAATTATTCCGCCGAAGGGCAATTAAGGGTCGATCTGACCATCGGCATTGCCTACGAATCCGATGTGCCGAAAGCCAAACAGGTATTGCTGGAAATGATGAAAAACAACCCCAAAGTCCTCAGCACCCCTGAGCCCCTGGTTGCCGTCTCCGAGCTGGCGGACAGCTCCGTCAACCTGGCCGTACGGCCCTGGTGCAACGTTGCTGATTACTGGGATGTTTACTTTGAAACAACCGAACAGGCCAAAGTCGTGCTGGAGGCCAATGGTCTCACCATCCCCTTCCCGCAAACCGATGTGCATCTCTATCCAACCAATGCCTGA
- a CDS encoding AEC family transporter, translating to MPDPIMAILPLVFTFALGVVLRSWRVFAAHDADILLKLFFFLCLPALILLSVSTMELRPGLLFLPGLSAAIILITFALGKGITPLLNLPRATLGVFYVGILVMNGGFTFPYVLSAYGADGMAQASLFDFGTGLMVFTFVYYLACRHGDSGRNHRQLLTKFLLSPPLLALVAALLLNVTHTALPPLVNTWFKLLSDMTTPVVMLALGIAFRPHLVRLGSLASVIVLRMGLGFVLAQLCVYLVGIDGITRHIVVMMASAPSGVNTLAFATMEGLDKEFAAAVVSYTTLIGMIWFPLYLSLAT from the coding sequence ATGCCTGATCCCATCATGGCTATCCTGCCATTGGTGTTTACCTTTGCCTTAGGGGTCGTGTTGCGTTCATGGCGTGTCTTTGCCGCGCACGATGCCGACATTCTGCTCAAACTGTTCTTTTTCCTGTGTCTGCCGGCCCTGATCCTGCTGTCGGTCAGCACCATGGAACTCCGCCCCGGCCTGCTGTTTTTGCCCGGGCTGTCCGCAGCCATTATTCTCATCACCTTTGCCCTTGGTAAAGGCATTACACCACTCCTCAACCTGCCACGCGCCACGTTGGGGGTGTTTTATGTCGGCATTCTGGTTATGAACGGTGGGTTCACCTTTCCCTATGTGCTGTCGGCGTATGGCGCGGACGGTATGGCGCAAGCGTCGCTGTTCGACTTCGGCACCGGGTTAATGGTGTTTACCTTTGTCTATTACCTGGCGTGTCGCCATGGTGACAGCGGCAGGAATCACCGCCAACTGCTGACCAAATTCCTGCTCTCGCCGCCGCTGTTAGCCCTGGTTGCCGCCCTGCTCCTCAATGTGACTCACACCGCCTTACCGCCGTTGGTGAACACCTGGTTCAAACTTCTCAGCGACATGACCACCCCGGTGGTGATGTTGGCCCTCGGCATTGCCTTTCGTCCGCACCTGGTCCGCCTCGGTTCTTTGGCCAGCGTCATTGTGTTGCGCATGGGGCTCGGCTTTGTCTTGGCGCAACTGTGTGTTTATCTGGTGGGTATTGATGGGATCACCCGACATATCGTGGTGATGATGGCCTCGGCACCCAGCGGGGTCAATACCCTGGCGTTTGCCACCATGGAGGGATTGGATAAGGAATTCGCCGCCGCCGTGGTCTCGTACACCACCCTCATCGGCATGATCTGGTTTCCGCTCTATCTGTCACTTGCCACGTGA
- a CDS encoding phosphate/phosphite/phosphonate ABC transporter substrate-binding protein, which produces MTKRGFIFTCLLLVSFVWPCGLLQAGTADHTVLHFAMIPKKNLDQQIEEVQPLLRLLAEKLERPVDVVRVSSYQAVIEGLLSADIDLAILGPASYSFAKQRDASIEAFASIKRREGPFTPEGSYYQSVLVTLTDHGIETLTDLRGAKVAFTDPKSTSGSVIPHHEFRRQIKTPLQDYFGGMSYTGSHDRSVQALVNKQIDAAFVSSSRLDEAVRKGIIAPQQVRILWRSQPIHFDPFVFRGQLPQALKEQIRRIMLSSPDALQPMFDKKNATGIVAVSDDDYVNIHAITHRER; this is translated from the coding sequence ATGACAAAACGCGGCTTTATTTTTACGTGTTTGTTGCTGGTCAGTTTCGTGTGGCCATGCGGTCTCCTCCAGGCCGGCACGGCAGACCATACCGTGTTGCACTTCGCCATGATTCCGAAGAAAAATCTCGATCAACAGATTGAGGAAGTGCAGCCGTTACTCCGCCTGCTGGCGGAAAAACTTGAACGACCCGTCGATGTCGTTCGCGTCAGTTCCTATCAGGCGGTGATCGAAGGGTTACTTTCCGCGGATATCGATCTGGCTATTCTGGGGCCGGCTTCTTACTCCTTTGCCAAACAACGAGATGCCAGTATCGAAGCCTTTGCCTCCATTAAACGGCGAGAAGGGCCTTTCACGCCGGAAGGCAGCTATTATCAATCGGTGTTGGTGACCCTGACGGACCACGGCATCGAAACCCTCACGGATCTGCGCGGCGCAAAGGTCGCCTTTACCGACCCTAAAAGTACCTCAGGCTCGGTGATTCCCCATCATGAGTTCCGCCGGCAAATCAAGACACCTCTTCAAGATTATTTCGGCGGCATGAGTTACACCGGCTCCCATGATCGGTCGGTCCAAGCTTTGGTCAACAAGCAGATCGATGCCGCTTTTGTCTCCAGCTCACGCCTTGATGAGGCGGTCCGCAAAGGAATCATCGCCCCGCAACAGGTGCGGATTTTATGGCGCTCACAACCGATCCATTTTGACCCGTTCGTTTTTCGCGGCCAATTGCCCCAGGCCCTGAAAGAGCAGATCCGTCGCATTATGTTGTCATCGCCCGACGCTTTGCAGCCGATGTTTGACAAAAAAAATGCCACAGGTATCGTTGCTGTCAGTGACGATGACTATGTAAACATTCATGCCATCACCCATCGGGAGCGCTGA
- a CDS encoding GGDEF domain-containing protein, with protein MPVAVGVLGLCLLLAAWVLTLNQLKSNRRSLIDRVTTEQHNLVSIISKNLTQSIDEHRSLETIVRKALDSQDMAELGHIPELLSGQHFFNRMLVCAQNGTPLYQSSPGADYARQKSLIAELLSEHQKEHPPFLFNAKLLRPDTPWQIPLLFPIMTNRLGAIVMILEADLGYLLNLYQDVMIGHTGTIQIQTLRGQPLVHLGQGALIMDPASTINIYWQKSRQLDQTTLATFPDRGHEVLTSYRHLSAYPLTISVGQNQDEILQKYTHWRHQQLMILSVVSLLSLVGFSWLGWVAHQNQHYLQALIKANHQNAQLINQLEHEHQQAVDAASRDPLTNLYNRRLFIELAQKQLLYSKRKNLHCSVLFLDLDRFKEINDTFGHHIGDLLLKKVADRLRDTLREADIIARYGGDEFVILLDGISQDDHTFQITEKLVHTLSRPYDNLDGLTIHTTPSIGVALYPQHAEDIQTLLLQADVAMYWSKENGRAQWTLFHPRLASSSTVKHGGALSTNTREMS; from the coding sequence ATGCCTGTTGCCGTCGGAGTGCTGGGGCTGTGCTTATTGCTGGCCGCCTGGGTATTAACCCTCAACCAGCTTAAATCCAATCGGCGCTCCCTCATCGACCGTGTCACCACGGAGCAACACAATCTGGTCTCCATTATCAGCAAAAATCTCACGCAGTCCATTGACGAACATCGCTCACTCGAAACCATCGTCCGTAAAGCCCTGGACAGTCAGGACATGGCGGAACTGGGCCATATTCCTGAATTGCTTTCAGGACAGCATTTTTTCAACCGTATGCTGGTCTGCGCCCAAAACGGCACGCCTCTTTATCAGAGTTCTCCAGGAGCGGATTACGCCAGGCAGAAAAGCTTAATTGCAGAACTTTTGTCAGAACATCAAAAAGAGCACCCACCGTTTCTCTTCAATGCCAAACTGCTCAGGCCGGATACCCCGTGGCAGATACCGCTTCTGTTTCCTATTATGACCAATCGTCTTGGCGCCATTGTCATGATTCTTGAGGCCGATCTCGGCTATCTGCTCAACCTGTATCAAGACGTGATGATCGGCCATACCGGTACCATTCAAATTCAAACACTCAGAGGCCAACCTCTGGTTCACCTTGGACAAGGGGCCCTGATTATGGACCCTGCGTCCACCATAAATATTTACTGGCAGAAGAGTCGTCAGCTCGATCAAACGACATTGGCGACATTTCCGGACCGCGGCCACGAGGTGCTGACCAGCTACCGACACCTGTCGGCGTACCCTCTGACCATCAGTGTCGGGCAGAATCAAGATGAAATCCTGCAAAAATATACTCACTGGCGCCATCAGCAATTAATGATTCTCAGCGTCGTCAGCCTGCTCAGCCTGGTCGGATTCAGTTGGCTGGGCTGGGTGGCTCACCAGAACCAGCACTACCTGCAGGCTCTGATCAAAGCCAATCATCAAAACGCCCAGCTGATTAATCAGCTTGAGCATGAACATCAACAAGCCGTTGACGCCGCTTCACGCGACCCATTGACCAACCTGTACAATCGTCGTTTGTTCATCGAACTGGCCCAAAAACAGCTGCTGTACAGTAAGCGTAAAAACCTGCACTGCTCAGTACTGTTTCTCGATCTGGATCGCTTCAAAGAGATCAACGACACCTTCGGCCATCATATTGGTGATCTGCTCTTAAAAAAGGTCGCGGATCGGTTACGCGACACCTTGCGTGAAGCTGATATCATTGCCCGTTACGGTGGCGATGAATTCGTCATCCTGCTCGATGGAATCTCGCAGGATGACCACACCTTTCAGATTACCGAAAAGCTGGTTCACACCCTGTCGCGGCCTTATGACAATCTTGACGGTCTGACGATTCACACCACGCCGAGCATCGGCGTGGCCCTATATCCCCAACATGCCGAAGATATCCAGACCCTGCTTCTGCAGGCCGACGTCGCCATGTATTGGTCGAAAGAAAATGGTCGTGCCCAATGGACGCTGTTTCATCCCCGGTTGGCCAGTTCGTCAACGGTAAAGCATGGCGGCGCTTTATCAACCAACACCAGGGAGATGTCATGA
- a CDS encoding bacteriohemerythrin: protein MALIEWQDRFLTGVDPFDDHHRHLIFLLNKAYDDLEAGKLNDSMGGLLNELIDYTIYHFRAEETWMEEHNFPKHEKHCQEHARFMARISELHADYLNGQTKINLEVLAFMKNWIEEHIMISDAEYGRFHKIH from the coding sequence ATGGCTTTGATTGAATGGCAAGATCGCTTCCTGACCGGAGTTGATCCTTTTGACGACCACCATCGACATTTAATTTTTTTGCTGAACAAGGCCTATGATGATTTGGAAGCCGGCAAACTTAATGACTCGATGGGCGGCTTACTGAATGAACTGATCGATTATACGATCTATCATTTCCGCGCCGAAGAAACCTGGATGGAAGAGCACAACTTTCCTAAGCATGAAAAACACTGCCAGGAACATGCCCGGTTTATGGCGCGTATCAGCGAACTTCATGCGGATTACCTCAACGGTCAAACCAAAATCAACCTTGAAGTTCTCGCTTTCATGAAGAACTGGATCGAAGAGCACATTATGATCTCCGATGCAGAATACGGCCGGTTCCACAAAATACACTGA
- a CDS encoding bacteriohemerythrin — translation MAFIEWNRNFTVQIEHFDDHHRHLINLLNKTHDQVVRHMEKEKLGLVLVELIDYAKYHFRAEEVWMKELGYPKLKQHCAEHHYFINRVQEMCDDYNNGNTALAQELLSFMKNWLSSHILGTDREYSRFIEKKS, via the coding sequence ATGGCATTCATTGAATGGAACCGGAACTTTACAGTTCAGATCGAACACTTTGACGACCACCATCGTCATCTGATTAATCTGCTCAATAAGACTCATGACCAAGTTGTGCGTCATATGGAAAAAGAGAAACTCGGCCTGGTGCTGGTTGAGTTAATTGACTACGCCAAATATCATTTCAGAGCCGAAGAAGTTTGGATGAAAGAGCTTGGTTATCCAAAGCTTAAACAACATTGCGCCGAGCATCATTATTTTATTAATCGGGTGCAGGAGATGTGTGATGATTACAATAACGGCAACACCGCCCTGGCGCAGGAATTGCTCTCTTTTATGAAAAACTGGTTGTCCAGCCATATTTTAGGAACCGACCGGGAATATTCACGTTTTATAGAAAAAAAATCATAA
- a CDS encoding flagellar basal body rod C-terminal domain-containing protein encodes MIDAMSSAMSGLQAQTLRLNSTANNVANSQTEGYAPSQVTLSENEQGGVRAQLQKPVNATSDAQTAENQTSKVELAKEMVDMVQTKQFYSANLKTVSVADSMAGDLLDTFA; translated from the coding sequence ATGATTGACGCAATGAGCAGCGCCATGTCCGGGCTTCAGGCGCAAACGTTACGCCTTAATTCAACAGCCAATAATGTAGCGAATAGCCAAACCGAAGGATATGCCCCATCCCAAGTGACTCTTTCAGAAAATGAGCAGGGCGGAGTCCGGGCGCAATTACAAAAGCCGGTCAATGCAACGTCTGATGCTCAAACCGCTGAGAATCAAACTTCTAAGGTTGAGCTGGCGAAAGAGATGGTCGATATGGTGCAGACCAAACAGTTTTATTCAGCCAATTTAAAAACGGTATCCGTCGCGGATTCCATGGCGGGTGATCTGCTCGATACCTTTGCCTGA
- a CDS encoding molecular chaperone TorD family protein codes for MAQCRAAEEQNNQVALRLAGLLDFMAQSMEYPDQDWLTSDHWQLLLSILDELGCSDEINALTAADDILSEPGLTALQVEYTRLFINAVPHVIAPPYGSIYTDSEGILFGPSAEKTKTFYRQQGFDLRGANDIPDHLNHELRFLSLLLQDGKFCETEQFLAEFFRPWFGVFCKRVIDESRHPYYRVMMKLIHFFTKEDEEHVNQVDPA; via the coding sequence ATGGCGCAATGTCGTGCCGCAGAAGAACAAAATAATCAGGTCGCCTTGCGTTTGGCCGGATTGCTTGATTTTATGGCGCAGTCGATGGAATACCCCGATCAGGACTGGTTGACTTCCGATCATTGGCAACTGTTGTTGTCAATTCTGGATGAACTCGGCTGTAGCGACGAGATCAACGCATTGACGGCCGCTGACGATATTCTGTCTGAGCCGGGGCTGACGGCGTTGCAGGTTGAATATACGCGTCTGTTTATCAATGCCGTTCCGCATGTTATTGCCCCTCCGTACGGTTCGATTTATACCGATTCCGAAGGCATCCTTTTTGGTCCCAGCGCTGAAAAAACAAAAACATTTTACCGCCAGCAAGGTTTTGACCTGCGCGGTGCTAATGATATTCCGGATCATTTGAATCATGAATTGCGGTTTTTATCCCTCTTGTTACAGGATGGCAAATTCTGTGAAACAGAGCAATTTCTGGCCGAGTTTTTTCGGCCGTGGTTTGGTGTGTTTTGCAAACGTGTCATCGACGAAAGCCGCCACCCGTATTACCGGGTCATGATGAAACTGATCCATTTCTTCACGAAGGAGGATGAGGAGCATGTCAATCAAGTTGACCCGGCGTAA
- a CDS encoding molybdopterin-dependent oxidoreductase — protein MSIKLTRRKFLQSASCAAAAVPFARMAQAEEPFVRKPFTAPGSFAGTKTVSGGICGMCFWRCQLVGKVRDGKLVKLEGNPKSIDNGASICARGNAGIKLLYDPDRLKYPLKNIGKRGAPVWKRISWEEALDECASRMNDIIDEYDERALAIFPHGSSAKYPMDFFEYVVGTPNNSEASFFQCRGSRDIAYIQTLGTPAGEEVDMPNAKAIFMLGTHLGENVHVSHLKKYLKGLERGAKLIVVDPRFSASAAKADIWVQIKPGTDTALLLAIMNYLVKEEKYDKEYVEDFGYGFEEFCENISHATLDWAAEICDVPASQIKQVADLLAANAPNVSIHPGRHSSWNGNDFQRERGLGCLTGLLGAIGVKGGFVKPKNPKVGRCGWPKVVNPHEEALHHVLHKYPYSPPGTPTDLIRETALSGKPFPIKGLIAWGQNPIQTIPDQQLTIKMIEQMDFVMVCDVMPTDITMYADILLPETCYLERYDYVKRGTQWDYSQPHQQYISARVPLVSPTAADHERKDSVWITNELAKRMYYEEHIPAQSSEEMVEKILAGAGLSLKQLQQEDGIHIQPGQDPYDVQYDVDFHNSKVEAAGFPGTPTYIPVPQPPKGHARLIYGRVPVHSFNRTQNNAWLHNEIPRNPIWINDEVAAAMGLKDGDEIKLVNEVGIESTSASILKITPGIRKDVIYTSHGYGSRNPQLSVAAGEGIDDNALISNRSIDPETGTHGMRNSFVRIVKEGKTLDIPA, from the coding sequence ATGTCAATCAAGTTGACCCGGCGTAAGTTTTTACAATCGGCAAGTTGCGCTGCAGCGGCCGTGCCTTTCGCGCGAATGGCACAGGCTGAGGAACCTTTTGTGCGTAAGCCCTTTACCGCACCCGGAAGTTTTGCCGGGACGAAAACCGTTAGCGGCGGTATTTGCGGGATGTGTTTCTGGCGCTGCCAGCTCGTCGGCAAGGTCAGAGACGGCAAGTTGGTCAAGCTGGAAGGCAACCCCAAAAGCATCGATAACGGTGCCAGTATCTGTGCCCGCGGCAATGCGGGGATTAAATTGTTGTATGATCCGGATCGGTTGAAATATCCGTTGAAAAATATCGGCAAACGCGGTGCCCCGGTGTGGAAACGAATCTCCTGGGAAGAAGCGCTTGATGAATGTGCTTCGCGGATGAACGATATTATCGATGAGTATGACGAAAGGGCTCTGGCCATTTTCCCTCACGGTTCATCGGCCAAGTATCCCATGGATTTTTTCGAGTATGTCGTCGGCACGCCGAACAACTCCGAGGCCTCTTTCTTCCAATGCCGCGGCTCACGGGATATCGCCTATATTCAGACGCTGGGTACGCCGGCCGGAGAAGAGGTGGATATGCCCAATGCCAAGGCGATTTTCATGCTCGGCACTCATCTGGGTGAAAACGTCCACGTTTCCCACCTTAAAAAATACCTCAAAGGGCTTGAGCGTGGTGCCAAGCTGATTGTCGTTGATCCACGGTTCTCCGCTTCAGCGGCCAAAGCCGATATCTGGGTGCAGATCAAACCGGGCACGGATACGGCGCTGCTGCTGGCCATCATGAACTATCTGGTTAAAGAGGAAAAATACGATAAAGAGTACGTGGAAGACTTCGGTTACGGCTTCGAGGAGTTTTGCGAGAATATCTCGCATGCCACGCTGGACTGGGCGGCTGAAATTTGTGATGTGCCGGCCAGCCAGATCAAACAGGTGGCCGATCTGTTGGCGGCTAATGCGCCCAACGTGTCGATTCATCCCGGCCGCCATTCAAGCTGGAACGGTAACGATTTTCAGCGTGAGCGCGGCCTGGGCTGTCTGACGGGTCTTCTCGGCGCCATCGGCGTCAAAGGGGGATTTGTCAAACCGAAGAACCCCAAAGTGGGACGCTGCGGTTGGCCCAAGGTGGTGAATCCCCACGAAGAAGCATTGCACCATGTGCTGCATAAATACCCCTATTCACCGCCGGGTACACCGACGGACCTGATTCGCGAGACCGCATTGTCGGGCAAACCGTTTCCGATCAAGGGGTTGATCGCCTGGGGACAGAACCCCATACAAACCATCCCCGACCAGCAACTGACCATTAAAATGATCGAACAGATGGATTTTGTCATGGTGTGTGATGTCATGCCGACGGATATCACCATGTATGCGGATATCCTGCTGCCTGAGACCTGCTATCTGGAACGCTACGATTACGTGAAACGGGGGACGCAGTGGGATTATTCCCAGCCGCACCAACAATATATTTCGGCCCGTGTTCCGTTGGTGTCGCCGACGGCGGCCGATCATGAACGCAAGGATTCGGTGTGGATCACCAATGAACTGGCCAAGCGGATGTACTATGAAGAACATATCCCTGCCCAGTCTTCCGAAGAGATGGTCGAAAAAATTCTTGCCGGCGCAGGATTGTCGCTGAAACAATTGCAGCAGGAGGACGGCATCCATATCCAGCCGGGGCAAGATCCCTATGACGTGCAATACGACGTTGATTTTCACAACAGTAAAGTGGAAGCAGCCGGTTTTCCCGGAACGCCAACGTACATTCCGGTTCCCCAACCGCCCAAGGGCCATGCTCGCTTGATTTATGGCCGTGTGCCGGTGCATTCGTTTAACCGTACCCAGAACAATGCCTGGCTGCACAACGAGATTCCGCGTAATCCGATATGGATCAATGATGAAGTTGCCGCTGCCATGGGATTAAAAGACGGCGATGAGATCAAGCTGGTGAACGAGGTGGGCATTGAAAGCACCAGTGCCTCAATTTTAAAAATCACGCCGGGGATTCGCAAAGACGTCATCTATACATCGCATGGTTACGGCAGCCGCAACCCGCAACTTTCTGTTGCTGCCGGGGAAGGTATCGACGATAACGCTCTGATCAGCAATCGTTCCATCGATCCTGAGACCGGAACGCATGGCATGCGTAACAGTTTTGTCCGTATCGTTAAAGAGGGGAAAACGTTGGATATTCCCGCCTAG